ACTAATGAGAAATTTCATATCTATATTACAATTATATCATAAGTCTGTCCAttataaatgtgtgaaatatagAGTTTTATGTTTAAATCTTATGACATTCGATTGTATGGGACATTCCTTTCTGAGGAAGGGCAGAGAGGGGTTTctcagagcatgatgggaaatcaTGACACTCCATGGTTGGTTTAGCTCAGCGCGGCAGCTCTCTTTTCATTTGGAATCGGTGAAACCGTGAGCCTTTACTCATTCAGACTTGAGAGGTCGGTATGCTTCTTTGCCAAACACTTGAGTCTTATTTCATTCACCAATCGACCCAGATTTTTGCATTAACTGTTTGACTTTGCGTTAAGGAATTTCTTTGTATGTCTTTACATCCTACACTGGCGCTGTGGGCTGTACGTGTACAGTGCGTGCATGCATCTGTGAGTATATGTGTAGGTCAGATGAACAGGATTTATTATATTGGACAAAATGACTGCCAGCAAAGACAGATTGAACAACATGCCTGACATTTAATGGGTTGTGTTGATGTACTTAACACCATGCATTTCATGGTCAAAGcagcataaaacaaaacaaaattcattGACAGTTAACATTTGTTCAAGATCTGGGATGAGGTTAACATGATAATTGGCTTAGTAGTCCATTGTGCCTTCAAGGTGTTGAGCCATTTCGCCTTGCCCTGGACTATTTAACACAGGCTTGCTACAAGAACTTGACTGCTGCTGCATGAATTCTCATTTAACAGTGTTCAGGTTCTTTTATGTGTCCGAATCTGAATGGCGCTGTCTTCCTGTGAATCTAAATCAAAGCTTGATTTTTGAATAGAGAATGTTTGGGCAAAGGATCCAGCAAAGTTCTCTTTAATTCCATAAAACTTCGACTTTGTCAAGCTGTGTAGGGTTTTTTGCAGCAGGAGCAGCTACACTGATGTACAGAAGAGCTGCACACTACACAATATACAAGAGGTTTACACCTACCTTCtggaacacacatacacacaaacgtGCATGTTTGATAGAGCATGAGTCAAGGTTGTTCATTCAATTACAAGAGCAGCGTGTTCAGAATGAAGAGGCTTCTGCTTTGTGAGCAATAACTTGAGCTTCACTCTTAACAGTGCCACTGCTGTCCGATATGCATTCAGAAGATGTACATtatataaatgtacatgtaaatgtaaattatattttctaaccatgttgttttcctgtcagtTATGTTTACCTGTTTTCCTTACCATAGCATTTACCTTACAGTGGGTTACAGTTAAAACCAGCTGCCAACTTTGCTTTTTCATTGTGAATTTGCTTTTTGTATGTATGTTCGGTTAAATTGCTGCCATGGCGCCCTGTTACATGGATGATTTTATACTTTGCCATCGTCACCTCATGGTTGAGCACTAACTGTGCGTCACTCAGAGACAGCTGGTCAGCTCAGCCTGCCTTCTACTGCAGCCTCAAAGAAGACCTCCATCCATACATCACTCCACGAAGGCAAATGAGTGACACTACTTTCCTTTTTTAAGATAATTATACTATTCAGACTATACATAAACACGCACACGCGCCCTTGATATGTGGTTTGAACATAACAACGATGATAACGGATTATCGGCTCCAGAAACAAAATCATAACCCAGATGTTTTGCTTTCAGTTCTATTGAGTTCAATAAAGAGTGTTTGATCTTTAATATCAGCCTTTTTGTACGTGTCTCTTTCGTGTGAACACATATGTTGGCATGCACACATCTTCAGACAGAGAAAGCATTATGAAGCACATGTCACACACATGGCAGAGGATATTCGTGGGACATCTTGCAGCTAATACCATATAATCCTGATGATACTAAGGCAGTGAGTCTGACTCATAACCTACAGCTGCATGTCACCACTCCTTTTCATCCTTACTTAAGTGAAAATACCATGAAATCAAAAGATAATTAAGAAATAAATTCCTCAAATAATAGTCCAACATAAATCCAGAAGATtaaaagaggaagagtgagaatAAGAAGGACACAGAGTCTGAGGGGATGAGTCATGACTACACAGATTTTCTAACTGGGTTACTTAAAAAGCAATTTAATGCCAGACCTTGCTCTATTTATCACatacagcaaaataaatgataatgtttgtttttttattcgatctatctatctataaaacTTTGTGAAGCTGCTATTTTCTGAGCAGTATTGATACatgtcttttttgctttttaaattttttggcTCAAGAACGTTTCAATGTGAGGGTTTGTCAGAGACAGGTCATAGGCTGCCCCCTTGTGGTCCGATGGAGTAGCTTCATTCAgaggtgaaaaggaaaaaaaaaaaaaagcattatatTTAACTCTGTTcaataaaacttaatttatcCCTGTCAGTACAATTGTATGCAGCAGCTCACCACATAAGGCTcataatattcagtttttgttggcATTGTCAGAAATATGTGAATTCAATAATCCTGGTTGTCCTCCAGCTGCTCAGCGGTCAGTGTGTGCGCTGTTTCCCTGCACTCCTTCCTTGGACAACTTGCTCAGCAAAATAAGGGGTAAGTATGAGCACTCAGCTGTTTGCTGACCTCTTTACATCACTTACATGTGACATTACATAACAGCTGTCAGGTCAAATATTTTTCTGGTTTGCACAATGTATTTGTACACATAGCTTACTATAGAGCTTCATTGTAATACATGATGAaacattgttttcttgtttcctttgtaGAGCCAAGGTATTTTCAAATCACTGTCACATTGTCTTCATTATAGTAAATAGAGGGACCACAGTCCATCTGTAAAGGCTTATGATCTGGTACTTTTTGTATCGGGTTTGTCTAAAAACAAGAATTTGCATTGTACCTACCTATTAAATGTTGTCCTTGTTTTGCAAGCACAAATGTGcatattattttaatcaaatccTTTAAAAAGATTATGTTTATGCCTGTTAATCAACCACAGTATGTGAGGTCAAATACAAAAAAGGAATCACTCTCAACTGTGGAATATTgtcatttattgtcatttttattggctttgagttcatttaaaaacacttcaaaacaaaTCAGCAGTTACAAAAGACACACATGTATAAAAAGTAAACTGGCATTTCACAATCACATCtattccctccctctgtctcatgATCAGCCCTTTACTGTTCCTTTCTGATGCCACAGTTAATGCACAAGTTGCAGAGAGTGAGGTCTGAATTAGGATCAGGATTTGGTCTTTGGTACGCAGCAAGGActggacaggaagtaaaatgcTGTAGTGTCACTGTCTCAGGTGCAGTTTGTGATACTGCAGACGTCACAGTGACGGGGGGGGGGTGTGAGAGGAAAGCCTGGGACTGGATAGAGAGCAAGAGATGAAGGCAGGAGGGTGGCAGGGGACTCCTCAGACCTCGGGACATTCACCTGTAGCAACACACATGAGGAGGACAGTGAGCAAAGGTCTGAAGTATTTACACAGCcacaatacatttataaataaagtatctatatCTTTTTTCTATATAAAGTGTCCTACCATTTTTGGGCAGGATAACAATGTTGTCGGGGAGGATGCCAGTCTCCAGGGCAAACTGTGTGAATTTCTGCTGCAGGTTAACACTGGCCTCTTGAGTGCGACCTGCAAACACAGTATTGGTTGTTTAAATCTTCAGCAAACCCTAAATTCAACACACAATGTTTTCCCAGAATCCTTCTGAGCTGTGAATGGTCCAGACTTACTGTAAAGCTTATTGAGGACCTCAGACTCTCCGTCCTTTGTCTTGATGGTGTGGACCAGAGCATATTCATCATACAGGACGTCAACAATGCGCATGTCGTTGTCATTGTTCCAAACTGATTAAAGCAGAAATGCACAGGTCAGGCAGTTGAAAGAATTGATTTATgtctctcttgtgtgtgtgtgtacgtgtgtgtttgtgggtacTCTACTCACTCTGGCTGTGGAAGGTGAAGCGTCCAGGAGTATCAGTTTTCTTAGCAAGATGAGTCATTCTCCAGCAGGTACCATCAGCACTAAAATAATTGAGAATCAGATTAGTTTATTTcgattttttttccacaacagaATTACCAggatgttttaatttgaaaatctgATCACACATTAATCACTTACTTCAGGTTGGCATAGGAGAGATCCAGGTCTCCTCCAGTAGTTGGAACTACTACAGCAGTGCCCACCTTCATATCTGCCTTGTGGTTCACAAACCACTGAGCGTTGGTAGCGAAGCCAACAATGTACCACTTGCCTGCCATCTAGAAGAAAGACGGAGtggaaaaagaatttaaaaaagaatcaaaGCATTGAGCTCAAGAGATTGGAAGAGCAGCACTTGGACTACACTAAGGAAGCATGTCCACCAACCACTGATCCAAATTTCCCTTCCTTTCTGACATAGCCTACATTATAGTAATAGAATCATTTTTGGACAATATAGGCAAATCACTGCGGTGTTGCAGTCGTGATACTCTTTCTCTTACCTTCTCCAAGTTGAAGTCTTTAACAGGCACGATATCAGCGCAGGCAGCCAGGACACACAACAAGGTGCCCAGCATTTTCAGCAGTGAGTTGCTCATGGCTTCTCCTTTGTGTTCTGAGCTTCTCCAGCAGTGAGTGAAGTATCAGTGGGATGTAAAGAGATAAAGGCAAGTGGAGGCTCTTTATATCCTGCAGAGTCCTGCTCCCCCCCTACTCAcccttctgtctcctcctcccctgtctTTTGCATTACAAAAAAGTCTTTGGCCCTCACCCAGTGGCTTGCAAATCACCACAGTTACACAACTGGCACGTGTAGATGGAAGAGGGGGAAGTGAGGGGGGAAGAAAAGGGAGATTGGGTGCATAATAGGGTTCTTTTaacacccctcctcctccttctctctcctctatcACAAATGCTCATGCATGCCTGGACTATCAAAACAGCTATTTAGCAAGAGTGCAAATTATTTCACCATATGGCACATGAAAGCCCCTAAAAACACAGAGATCAGGTGCACTTTTGCTAAACTTTAGTgataaaaagcatcaaatcaGATGTGCTAGTCAATAAATTCCACTTGGTCTAAGATGTCGGCACATATTAGAATTGGCTGAATGTAATAAACCAATTGTAGTAAATGTTTATTGCATTGCTTGCAG
This DNA window, taken from Seriola aureovittata isolate HTS-2021-v1 ecotype China chromosome 20, ASM2101889v1, whole genome shotgun sequence, encodes the following:
- the LOC130161293 gene encoding lipocalin-like, encoding MSNSLLKMLGTLLCVLAACADIVPVKDFNLEKMAGKWYIVGFATNAQWFVNHKADMKVGTAVVVPTTGGDLDLSYANLNADGTCWRMTHLAKKTDTPGRFTFHSQIWNNDNDMRIVDVLYDEYALVHTIKTKDGESEVLNKLYSRTQEASVNLQQKFTQFALETGILPDNIVILPKNGECPEV